A window of Mobiluncus massiliensis genomic DNA:
CGGCGCTGACTGCTTTTGAAACAGCGCGCGCCGAGCAAAAGGCCTTTTCCAAGAAAATCGGCAGTGCCTCGAAAGAGGAACGCCCCGCCCTGCTGGAGCAGGCCAAGAAGCTGAGTGAAAACGTTAAGGCTTTGGAAGATGCCTCCAACCAGGCTGCTGAGGAAGCCAAGCGGGCCGCGATGGTGCTGGAAAACCTGATTTTGGACGGGGTACCTTCCGGCGGTGAGGACGACTACGAGGTCCTGGGCCAGGAAGGTGTAGCGATTCGTGACTTTGAGGCGGAAGGCTTCACCCCTAAGGATCATCTCGACCTGGGTATCGGTTTGGATGCCATCGACACCGACCGGGGCGCGAAGGTATCGGGAGCTCGTTTTTATTATCTGAAAGGCGTGGGTGCCCGTCTGGAGCTGGCAATCCTCAATGCTGCTTTCGACACCGCCATGGCTCACGGGTTCACCCCGATGATTACGCCGTGCATGGTGTCGCCTGAGACTATGAGCGGGACGGGATTCTTGGGTGAGCACTCGGACGAAATTTACTACTTGCCTGCTGATGAACTCTATTTGACCGGCACCTCGGAGGTCGCTCTGGCTGGCTATCACACGAATGAAATCATCGATCTATCCGCCGGTCCCAAGCGCTATACCGGATGGTCAGCTTGTTTTAGGCGCGAGGCAGGTTCCTACGGCAAAGACACGCGCGGCATTATTCGCGTCCACCAGTTCCACAAGGTCGAGATGTTTTCCTATTGCAAACCGGAAGATGCGCTGGCGGAGCACCAAAAGCTGCTCAATATGGAACGTGAAATGCTCGCCAAGGTGGAGCTACCCTATCGGGTCATCAATACCGCGGCCGGGGATCTCGGTTCGAGCGCGGCGCAAAAGTTTGACTGCGAAGCCTGGCTTCCCACCCAGAAGCGCTTTATGGAGGTGACCTCCACTTCAAACTGCACGACTTTCCAGGCACGCCGCCTGGGGATTCGCTACCGTGATGCGGAGGGGAAACCGCAGGTCTGTGCCACTTTGAACGGGACGTTGGGGACTACGCGCTGGATTGTGGCTATTTTAGAAAACCACCAGCAGGCCGACGGCTCGGTGCGGGTTCCCGCCGGATTGCGTCCCTATCTGGGCGGGTTGGAAGTTCTGGAACCTATCAGTCAACCAGGTAAATAACTTGAATCTTTTTCCATCAGGATATTAACCCGATTCCGGAGGTTTTTTTGGGCGAGTATGCCGAACAAGTCACGCGCCACGCTATCGCGCTGGGACTAATGGGCTTGCCCAAAAGTCCTCGTGACGTGTTGGTCTCCCTGGACATTGACGGCACTATAGTCACCCCAGAACAGCAGATTTATCCCAAAGTAAAGGAATATGCCGATCGACTCCGTATTGGTGGGGTGCATATCTGCATCACCACAGGACGTTCCGTTCCCGCAACCCTGCCGGTGGTGGAAGGGCTAGAACTGGAAAGCGCCTGGATTGCCAGCGCCAATGGCTCCTTGGTCGGTCATTATACGCAAACTGACGGTTACGCCCTGACGAATCAATATACTTTCGATCCTCGTCCTATAGTGGCTCGCGTGCTGCAGGTTCTACCCGAAGCCTGCATTGGAGTGGAGGACAATCCCCTCGGTTTCCGGGTTTCCAAGCCTTTCCCTCCCGGAGAACTGCGTGAAACCCTGGAGGTTCAAGACCTCGATACACTTTTGGCGACCCCGGTTTCCCGAGTGGTCATTCGTGAACCCCAGTTGAATAACGAGGAATTTCATTGCGCGGTTAATCGCATTGATTTTACCGGGGTGGAACACGCTATCGGGTGGCGTTCCTGGCTGGACATCAACCCTCCGGGAACTTCAAAAGGGCATGGACTTGCCACTGTTTGTGAGAATTTAGGGGTTGACTTGGGTCACACTATTGCCATCGGAGACGGAGGTAACGATATCCCCCTGCTGCGGACCGCTGGTTACGGTGTCGCCATGGGAAATGCTCGCCCCGAAGTCAAGGCAGCCGCAGCCGCCACTACCCTGCCGGACACGAAGCAGGGTGCGGGTGCAGTCTTGGAAGCTCTCACCCAAGTAATGGGACTTTGAAGCACCCGAAGCCTCCAGGGTGAATCGGTTACCCGATAAAAATCTGCCGAAGGCGACGCGAAACTTACTCTCTCAAGCAATTAATAAGTGTTGAAAATTCAACCGAAGTCCAAAAAACTTAGGAATCAACGGGTAAAATTTTCGTATCGATGGCTGGTGAGGAGGGAGCGACAATGCCAAGATTCGATTCCACTGAACATGTTCGTTGGCTAGGAAATCACCTGCAAACGGTGCTGGAATACGGCCAGCACGCATATATTCACGGCGGTTTTGGGTACATTCGCAGCGATGGGAGCGTCGATACAGCAAAACCTGTGGAGCTCGATTTGACGGCTCGCTCGACCTACATTTATGCCGTAGCTTCGTTATTGGGAATCCCCGGATCTCTGCGACGGTGCGAACACGGAGTCCAAGCCATCACACATGCATTCAAAGATCCTGACTACGATGGCTGGTTTTCTTTGATTGAACCAATTCAAGAACGCCAAAAGTTAGCGAATACGCGTGGCATACCTGCGGGGACAGAGGGGAATCGGAAAAGCTCACGGGCTATGTCCTATCTTTTGGAGGCAGCTGCCGCAGCTTCATTAACCCCTGTCAGTAGCGCTAAAGACTTACTGAAACAAGCCATCAAAGTCGAAGAAAAATACTTTTGGGACGAAGAACTTGGCCGTGTAAACGAAAACTTCGAGCGCGATTTTTCTGAGATGGAAAGCTATCACGGCATGAGCTCAAATCTGCACGCAGTCTCGGCTTTTCTCGCTGTCGGTGATGCCACTCAAGACAAAAAGTGGATTGAACGAGCCTCGCGGATTGTTTCATTTGCCATGGAGCAAGCCCGGAACAATAATTGGCGTGTCCCAGAACATTTCGATGGAAATTGGAATCTGGATCGAAACTACAACGTCGGCACTCCAGCCGACCCGCGCCGACCCTATGGAATCAACGTCGGACACAATTTTGGCTGGTCACGGAAAATTGTCCAAGTCGCTGCCGCTTCACAAAAAAACGGTCTCGAGCCACCGAAAGATTACTTGCACGTGGCCCGGGAGATCTTTAATCGAACAGCCTCAGATTCGTGGTGTAAAGACGGCCACAGCGGTATTTTCTTTACCGTGGACTACCAAGGTAAACCTTTGATGCGTCAGCGGTTTACCTGGGTCCTCACGGAAGCCATCCAAGCTGTAGTAGCCCTGGTTTTTGAGTTGCGTGAACAGGGTGCCTCAGTGGAAGAATTGGAACCTTACCTCGAGCTTTACTATCGATGGTGGGACTATTTGGAAGGATACGTAATCCAAAGTGATGGCTACTGGGTAGGCGAGCTGAACGCAAACAACCTACCTGATGACACCGTATGGCCCGGGGCTCCCGATATTTTTCATTCGGTGAGAGTACTGCTGGCTCCACGTTTGCCGAACGCTCTCTCCACCCCGGCCGCGATTGCCCAAGGCTACCTGGATCACCCTCATCGCACCGAATGACATGACGGTCTGTAGGTACAGTCGCTCCCATTTGTCTGCCGAGGCTGATACCCAGGTTCTGGAACAGCGCCCTAGTCGTCGCAACTGAGCCCGGCAGCCCCATCTCACGCTCGGTAAATCGTCAACCGCGTCAACGAATGGAATCAGACATCTCGGTACGAACCTACCCGGTGCAACCGGATAGAGTTGGTATTGCCCTCTTGCCCTGGGGGGAGACCTCCCACAAACACGGCAACTTGGTCTCGTTGGACAATACCGCGTTCCAGCAAAATATCTTCCGCCTCATGAATCATCAGATAGAGTCGCTGCGCCATTTTGATGGGATAGGTTTGAATCCCCCATTCCAGAGCCAATTGGCGACGGACGTGTTCGTGATAGCAGAACACATACAGAGGTATTGTGGAGCGCAATCGAGCCAACCGGTGAGCTGTAGCTCCAGAATTTGTGAAAGCCGCCACGAACTCAGAATTGGTTGACTTCGCAATCAAAACCGAATGACGCGCGATGATGGATTCCCAATCAAGGTCGCCGTCCTTGAGTTTCGCGAAGTGGCGCGTTCCTAGCTCTTCAGCAGCTTCGATGGTTTTTGCCATCGTTTCTACGGCTTGAATCGGATAGCTGCCCACCGCTGTCTCGCCTGAAAGCATGACCGCGCTAGCCCCATCCCACACCGCATTGGCACAGTCTGAGGCTTCTGCTCTGGTGGGACGCGCGTTGCAAATCATGGATTCCAGCACTTGGGTAGCCACTATTACCGGTTTTGCTTCAGCACGGCACAATTCGATGGCTCTCTTTTGCACGGTAGGAATTTCCTCCAGCGGCATTTCCACCCCGAGATCACCGCGAGCCACCATGATGGCATCGAAGGCGTGAATAATTTCCTGCAAATGATTCACAGCCTGGGGTTTTTCAATTTTGGCGATAACCGGGAGGCGATGCCCAACTTCGTCCATTATCCGATGCACGTCATCCAGGTCATCTGCCCGACGCACAAATGACAGGGCAATGAAGTCAACGTCCTGGGTCAGGGCCCAACGCAAGTCGTCTTTATCTTTTTCGGAAAGAGCCGGTACGGAAACAGCCACGCCCGGCAAGTTCAGCCCTTTATGATCCGATACTGTTCCGGGAACCTCGACTTTTGTCACCACATCCTCACCTTCGATGCGAGTGACCCTAACTTGCACGTTACCGTCATCAATCAAAAGCACATCACCGGGA
This region includes:
- the pyk gene encoding pyruvate kinase, producing MRRSKIVCTLGPATNSEDKIRSLMQAGMNVVRINRSHGTQAEAAEQIDLVRRVEKEFEHPVAVLVDLQGPKIRLGTFVNGVETLLLGQDFTITTRDVPGDASIVSTTFKGLPGDCHPGDVLLIDDGNVQVRVTRIEGEDVVTKVEVPGTVSDHKGLNLPGVAVSVPALSEKDKDDLRWALTQDVDFIALSFVRRADDLDDVHRIMDEVGHRLPVIAKIEKPQAVNHLQEIIHAFDAIMVARGDLGVEMPLEEIPTVQKRAIELCRAEAKPVIVATQVLESMICNARPTRAEASDCANAVWDGASAVMLSGETAVGSYPIQAVETMAKTIEAAEELGTRHFAKLKDGDLDWESIIARHSVLIAKSTNSEFVAAFTNSGATAHRLARLRSTIPLYVFCYHEHVRRQLALEWGIQTYPIKMAQRLYLMIHEAEDILLERGIVQRDQVAVFVGGLPPGQEGNTNSIRLHRVGSYRDV
- a CDS encoding HAD-IIB family hydrolase produces the protein MGEYAEQVTRHAIALGLMGLPKSPRDVLVSLDIDGTIVTPEQQIYPKVKEYADRLRIGGVHICITTGRSVPATLPVVEGLELESAWIASANGSLVGHYTQTDGYALTNQYTFDPRPIVARVLQVLPEACIGVEDNPLGFRVSKPFPPGELRETLEVQDLDTLLATPVSRVVIREPQLNNEEFHCAVNRIDFTGVEHAIGWRSWLDINPPGTSKGHGLATVCENLGVDLGHTIAIGDGGNDIPLLRTAGYGVAMGNARPEVKAAAAATTLPDTKQGAGAVLEALTQVMGL
- the serS gene encoding serine--tRNA ligase, with the translated sequence MIDLRAMKDNPEPMRASQVARGNDPATVDQALAADERRRAALTAFETARAEQKAFSKKIGSASKEERPALLEQAKKLSENVKALEDASNQAAEEAKRAAMVLENLILDGVPSGGEDDYEVLGQEGVAIRDFEAEGFTPKDHLDLGIGLDAIDTDRGAKVSGARFYYLKGVGARLELAILNAAFDTAMAHGFTPMITPCMVSPETMSGTGFLGEHSDEIYYLPADELYLTGTSEVALAGYHTNEIIDLSAGPKRYTGWSACFRREAGSYGKDTRGIIRVHQFHKVEMFSYCKPEDALAEHQKLLNMEREMLAKVELPYRVINTAAGDLGSSAAQKFDCEAWLPTQKRFMEVTSTSNCTTFQARRLGIRYRDAEGKPQVCATLNGTLGTTRWIVAILENHQQADGSVRVPAGLRPYLGGLEVLEPISQPGK
- a CDS encoding AGE family epimerase/isomerase, whose amino-acid sequence is MPRFDSTEHVRWLGNHLQTVLEYGQHAYIHGGFGYIRSDGSVDTAKPVELDLTARSTYIYAVASLLGIPGSLRRCEHGVQAITHAFKDPDYDGWFSLIEPIQERQKLANTRGIPAGTEGNRKSSRAMSYLLEAAAAASLTPVSSAKDLLKQAIKVEEKYFWDEELGRVNENFERDFSEMESYHGMSSNLHAVSAFLAVGDATQDKKWIERASRIVSFAMEQARNNNWRVPEHFDGNWNLDRNYNVGTPADPRRPYGINVGHNFGWSRKIVQVAAASQKNGLEPPKDYLHVAREIFNRTASDSWCKDGHSGIFFTVDYQGKPLMRQRFTWVLTEAIQAVVALVFELREQGASVEELEPYLELYYRWWDYLEGYVIQSDGYWVGELNANNLPDDTVWPGAPDIFHSVRVLLAPRLPNALSTPAAIAQGYLDHPHRTE